A window of the Sabethes cyaneus chromosome 1, idSabCyanKW18_F2, whole genome shotgun sequence genome harbors these coding sequences:
- the LOC128734515 gene encoding uncharacterized protein LOC128734515, whose protein sequence is MANAGNEQNEAFWAPDQRNHMSPQQQQQFVTPGGSSISGTSNNYFQPTADSSFNYGPPSNADNFTVLSDGFGNFIKVYHQTNEDVNLSNPSGKYDYELFSNNTNFVRPPPPFGYMFHQQHQQPTAPVTTTVPSENAASNTNLINQLVGNWAPTISGTYSPFGSGGASLLAEGLPRSSQETFLQANQSIQQLHQQQSLPEPQTAQNSPVHQPSQMMPSSVPTVNLPQPTSLPVASSTTTSTNINNYNQLNDDNSAKLNQNVNKKQRIVAEVKPMRMSYSDVLSKNVAQSAVLTATPSSTGTNNNFGNASTVTTKLMANSIASNKQNKCKKSQSTTNGQEDKFVRKLERNNGISSKKTTAGIQSGGSTNTQQSVENIGGNSKLSNATEKSTKRTDKPGAAKSSKGGNGQAFKKNRARNFNDSYTIQDVQNVSGKDTASVEQVGESSVNEEVQDENEDSVEYEDDSQSQLPQNSFMYNVKKTNNLNDTHIEKIGTSLRSSYKRGGRATGAGRTKMEKINQQTSSKRGQRPRKNQKYVIIQKIVNAWIEYTAIVLLWLWSLVTDVVYLSLRLCWDYLVAAYQYCQQHAVSLKKELQQNRPGTWLKGIWKSFDNRFSKESKWAFWRRGNKRSAPPDEQATSAKNYYKDGRLPSTADEAMSSLLNCKGKDAYSILGVSPECSQEQIRKHYKKIAVLVHPDKNKQPGAEEAFKVLQRSFELIGEPENRKAYDQSLAEALNAEKAWSEINDLLTQLHTKISEAANTIRCSSCCLRHPRKSTGRPHYAARECNSCKIRHSAREGDIWAETSFFGLRWKYLAMMEGNVYDITEWANCQKGALSHLQPNSHIVQYRIVLGGSQQQQQQQQQNQQQSQQHSSGQGQSHEKDSSRARKDASPSEPNLDDFLNNIYAGQNQQGQQQAQSNARRRHRRN, encoded by the exons ATGGCAAACGCCGGTAATGAACAGAATGAAGCCTTTTGGGCTCCGGATCAACGTAATCATATGTCaccgcaacaacagcagcagtttGTTACACCCGGTGGATCATCGATTAGTGGAACTTCAAACAATTATTTTCAGCCGACCGCTGATTCTAGTTTTAATTACGGTCCTCCGTCGAATGCGGACAATTTTACTGTGCTATCCGATGGATTCGGGAATTTCATTAAAGTTTACCATCAAACCAATGAAGATGTTAACTTGAGCAATCCATCTGGAAAATACGACTATGAGTTATTTTCAAACAATACCAATTTTGTGCGACCTCCGCCGCCTTTTGGGTATATGTTTCACCAACAGCATCAACAACCCACAGCACCAGTCACAACAACAGTTCCATCGGAGAATGCGGCTAGCAATACTAATCTTATCAACCAACTGGTTGGAAACTGGGCTCCAACCATATCCGGAACGTATTCACCCTTTGGTAGTGGTGGTGCATCCCTTCTCGCCGAAGGCTTGCCGCGATCTTCACAGGAAACATTTTTGCAAGCTAATCAGTCGATTCAACAATTGCATCAACAACAATCTTTACCCGAACCACAGACCGCGCAAAATTCTCCCGTACATCAACCTTCCCAAATGATGCCTTCCTCCGTTCCGACTGTTAATCTTCCGCAGCCAACATCTTTACCCGTAGCTTCATCTACTACAACTTCTACTAATATCAACAATTACAACCAACTAAACGATGACAACAGTGCTAAGCTGAACCAGAATGTCAACAAAAAGCAACGGATCGTGGCCGAGGTTAAGCCGATGCGAATGTCCTATTCGGATGTGCTAAGTAAAAACGTAGCGCAATCGGCTGTTTTGACTGCTACGCCATCATCAACTGGTACAAATAATAATTTTGGAAATGCTTCAACAGTAACCACAAAGCTGATGGCAAATTCTATTGCctctaataaacaaaataaatgcaaGAAGTCGCAGTCAACAACAAATGGTCAAGAAGACAAGTTTGTTCGAAAGTTAGAGCGAAACAACGGCATCAGTAGCAAAAAAACGACAGCGGGAATACAATCGGGTGGAAGTACGAATACCCAGCAGTCCGTTGAAAATATTGGCGGAAATTCCAAGTTATCCAATGCAACTGAAAAATCGACTAAAAGGACGGACAAACCTGGGGCAGCCAAATCATCAAAAGGCGGAAATGGTCAGGCTTTCAAGAAGAATCGAGCGCGAAATTTTAATGACTCATATACAATTCAGGATGTTCAGAACGTGTCGGGCAAAGATACGGCCAGTGTAGAGCAGGTTGGTGAATCAAGTGTTAATGAAGAAGTTCAAGATGAGAACGAAGATTCCGTAGAATACGAAGATGATTCACAATCGCAGTTGCCACAAAATTCTTTTATGTATAATGTTAAGAAAACCAACAATCTTAACGATACTCATATTGAGAAGATCGGTACCAGTTTGCGTAGCTCATACAAGCGTGGCGGTCGGGCCACGGGTGCGGGTCGTACCAAGATGGAAAAAATCAACCAACAAACAAGCAGTAAGCGGGGACAACGTCCACGGAAGAATCAAAAGTACGTGATCATTCAGAAAATTGTCAATGCGTGGATTGAATACACTGCTATTGTTTTACTATGGTTGTGGTCTCTGGTGACTGACGTAGTTTATTTAAGTCTGCGACTCTGTTGGGATTATTTGGTAGCTGCATACCAGTATTGTCAGCAGCATGCTGTAAGCCTCAAAAAGGAGCTGCAACAGAATCGACCCGGAACATGGCTTAAAGGCATATGGAAATCGTTCGACAATAGGTTTTCTAAGGAATCGAAATGGGCGTTTTGGCGACGTGGAAATAAACGGTCGGCTCCACCTGATGAGCAAGCCACCTCCGCCAAAAACTACTACAAAGATGGTCGTTTACCATCGACGGCAGATGAGGCAATGTCTTCGCTGTTGAACTGCAAGGGCAAGGATGCTTACAGTATTCTCGGCGTTAGTCCCGAGTGTTCACAAGAGCAGATCCGAAAGCATTACAAGAAGATTGCCGTACTTGTACACCCAGACAAAAACAAGCAACCTGGAGCCGAGGAAGCTTTCAAAGTGCTGCAGAGATCGTTCGAACTGATCGGCGAACCAGAGAACCGTAAAGCATACGATCAAAGTTTGGCCGAAGCTTTGAATGCTGAGAAAGCCTGGTCCGAAATTAACGACCTGTTGACACAGTTGCATACGAAAATCTCGGAAGCCGCTAATACTATTCG ATGTAGTAGTTGTTGTCTCAGACACCCTCGCAAGTCAACAGGGCGACCCCATTACGCTGCCAGAGAGTGTAACTCGTGTAAGATTCGACATTCCGCTAGAGAG GGTGATATCTGGGCTGAAACTAGTTTCTTCGGGCTACGTTGGAAGTACCTGGCTATGATGGAAGGTAATGTGTACGATATTACTGAATGGGCCAACTGTCAAAAAGGGGCACTGTCTCATTTGCAACCTAATTCGCACATTGTTCAATATCGGATCGTTCTTGGTGgatcacagcagcagcagcaacaacagcaacagaacCAACAGCAAAGTCAACAACATTCAAGTGGTCAGGGTCAGTCACACGAAAAAGATAGCAGTCGTGCTCGTAAGGATGCTTCACCAAG TGAACCCAATTTGGATGACTTCCTTAACAATATTTACGCAGGACAAAACCAGCAAGGGCAACAGCAAGCGCAGAGCAACGCTCGTCGGCGACATCGCAGAAACTAA